The Lujinxingia litoralis genome has a window encoding:
- a CDS encoding S8 family serine peptidase: protein MMRYSRPHHRRLAPAAAALTGLTLIFGMGGVAAAQSAPEISPAAPWQACLNGQAPSTQNVPGVDISGLHEIPADVDILDTNPDYDEVVLDFDDRLDNAEIQAFARQQGLHAELNSPFADDANIFVARVEEGAVPFVKDCLTQSAPQGWLESVEENIEYRAFFVPDDPLYQFQWNFEQVGAEEAWKVSTGRDVVVAVIDTGVTVEDNASGSIKVGKDLKGIKTVPGYDFVDKTDFVYDGHGHGTHVAGTIAQATNNGYGVAGLAFESKIMPLRVLNSRGFGSVADIADAVRFAADNGAQVINMSLGGPLPSLVLKRAVDYAHKKGVTVVAAAGNAGKRSPSYPAAYAHSFAVAATQFDQRTTFYSQWGTYVDIAAPGGNTRIDQNGDGRPDGIMQETHPAGKTAKHEFALYMGTSMASPHVAAAAAMVIATGVTHPDKVQKVLQNAADTSMREKYDSEVEYRERYGAGLLQVDKAVRNSTTGQGTTRYAGALLLVLMSALGLRRRDIMGRLPEHLPLVATSAAVVAGGLFFIPLLVPAGGMLGFAANVIGRPLAEANVLVSGLGAHQNPLFASFLIPLVAYAFLGGHRVGRAVAGGIALGMAGFSLTEAFLLTSDVSWIPGMNLLDRIWLAVNGLLSLAIGFFGLKRD from the coding sequence ATGATGCGATACTCACGCCCCCACCATCGACGCCTCGCGCCGGCCGCCGCCGCGCTGACCGGCCTTACTCTGATCTTTGGCATGGGTGGTGTGGCTGCCGCGCAATCGGCTCCCGAGATCAGCCCGGCCGCCCCCTGGCAGGCCTGCCTCAACGGCCAGGCCCCCTCCACCCAGAACGTGCCCGGCGTCGACATCAGCGGCCTCCATGAGATCCCCGCCGATGTCGACATCCTCGACACCAACCCCGACTACGATGAGGTCGTCCTCGATTTTGACGACCGCCTCGACAACGCCGAAATCCAGGCCTTCGCCCGCCAACAGGGGCTCCACGCCGAACTCAACAGCCCCTTTGCCGACGACGCCAACATCTTCGTGGCCCGCGTCGAAGAAGGCGCCGTTCCCTTCGTCAAAGATTGCCTGACCCAATCCGCCCCCCAGGGCTGGCTGGAGAGCGTCGAAGAAAACATCGAATACCGCGCCTTCTTCGTGCCCGATGACCCCCTCTATCAGTTCCAGTGGAACTTTGAGCAGGTCGGCGCCGAGGAGGCCTGGAAGGTGTCCACCGGACGCGACGTCGTGGTCGCCGTCATCGACACCGGCGTCACCGTCGAAGACAACGCCAGTGGCTCCATCAAGGTGGGCAAAGACCTCAAAGGCATCAAAACCGTGCCGGGCTACGACTTCGTCGACAAAACCGACTTTGTGTACGACGGTCACGGCCACGGCACCCACGTCGCCGGCACCATCGCCCAGGCCACCAACAACGGCTACGGGGTGGCGGGTCTGGCCTTCGAATCCAAAATCATGCCCCTGCGCGTGCTCAACAGCCGCGGGTTCGGCTCGGTCGCCGATATCGCCGACGCGGTTCGTTTTGCTGCCGACAATGGCGCTCAGGTCATTAACATGAGCCTGGGCGGCCCGCTGCCCAGCCTGGTGCTCAAGCGCGCGGTCGACTACGCCCACAAAAAGGGCGTCACCGTAGTCGCCGCTGCCGGCAACGCCGGCAAGCGCTCCCCGAGCTACCCGGCCGCCTACGCGCATTCCTTCGCCGTGGCTGCCACCCAGTTTGACCAGCGCACCACCTTTTATTCGCAATGGGGCACCTACGTCGACATCGCCGCTCCCGGCGGCAACACCCGCATCGACCAGAATGGCGACGGTCGCCCCGACGGCATCATGCAGGAGACCCACCCGGCTGGGAAAACCGCCAAACATGAATTCGCCCTCTACATGGGCACCTCCATGGCCAGCCCCCATGTCGCGGCGGCCGCGGCCATGGTGATCGCCACCGGCGTGACCCACCCCGACAAGGTTCAAAAAGTCCTGCAAAACGCCGCCGACACCTCCATGCGCGAGAAATACGACAGCGAAGTGGAGTACCGCGAGCGCTACGGCGCTGGCCTCCTCCAGGTGGACAAGGCAGTGCGTAACTCCACCACCGGCCAGGGCACCACCCGCTACGCCGGCGCCCTGCTCCTGGTGCTGATGAGCGCGCTCGGCCTGCGTCGCCGTGACATCATGGGACGCCTGCCCGAGCACCTGCCCCTGGTGGCCACCAGCGCCGCGGTAGTCGCCGGCGGCCTCTTCTTCATCCCGCTGCTGGTGCCCGCCGGCGGCATGCTCGGCTTCGCGGCCAACGTCATCGGACGCCCCCTGGCCGAGGCCAACGTCCTGGTCTCCGGCCTGGGCGCTCACCAGAACCCGCTCTTCGCCAGCTTCCTCATCCCCCTGGTGGCCTACGCCTTCCTGGGCGGCCACCGTGTTGGCCGCGCCGTGGCCGGCGGTATCGCCCTGGGGATGGCGGGCTTCTCGCTGACCGAAGCATTCCTGCTCACCTCCGACGTGAGCTGGATTCCGGGCATGAACCTGCTCGACCGCATCTGGTTGGCCGTCAACGGTCTGCTCAGCCTGGCCATCGGCTTCTTCGGGCTTAAGCGCGACTAA
- a CDS encoding cyclic nucleotide-binding domain-containing protein has product MVQIRLLDLLNTIDDAVESEEHARALQLILNNWYNLPDPSPLRERAALILASLGRNREAVEIYTLAARHYANAGFPTRAIAAIKQMHALNPASTELLDHFATLYSVRSPYLESGRLQASFPQPAGNLTTQVASERDLDELFERVLARAIDPDGTAERPGSLPALPLLSVLPPDTLRRVLDFIDYEIFAESQLVCEPSQKSSDLVWTVSADLSVNDDQNTYRIPAGTLLGLNAFGEVERAPRHRVVSERGSECLRLPQVAIGKLNDEFPDFLNRLATLRRHALTEALLDRHEFFANLEPEERAQIVGRFTGLTLDAGTHCVRQGRPSPGLFIILDGSVDIVRQDDDWEITVATLGTGEIVGEVGLVASDQATATVICASGGHALFLAREDFELLAGEYPPIALYTARLARERLDAIQSTLSAQDLAEVP; this is encoded by the coding sequence ATGGTGCAAATCCGTCTGCTCGACCTGCTCAACACCATCGACGACGCCGTTGAGTCCGAGGAGCACGCCCGCGCGCTCCAGCTCATCCTCAACAACTGGTACAACCTGCCCGACCCCTCACCACTGCGCGAGCGGGCGGCCCTGATCCTGGCCTCGCTCGGGCGCAATCGCGAGGCGGTGGAGATCTACACGCTGGCCGCACGCCATTACGCCAACGCCGGCTTCCCCACCCGGGCCATCGCCGCCATCAAACAGATGCACGCGTTGAACCCGGCCAGTACCGAGCTCCTGGATCACTTCGCCACCCTCTACTCAGTGCGCAGCCCCTACCTGGAAAGCGGCCGCCTGCAGGCCAGCTTCCCACAACCCGCCGGCAACCTCACCACCCAGGTCGCCTCCGAACGCGACCTCGACGAACTCTTTGAGCGCGTGCTCGCCCGCGCCATCGATCCCGATGGCACCGCCGAACGCCCGGGCAGCCTCCCGGCGCTCCCCCTGCTCAGCGTGCTCCCCCCCGACACCCTGCGCCGGGTGCTCGACTTCATCGACTACGAGATCTTCGCCGAGAGTCAGCTCGTCTGCGAGCCCTCCCAGAAGTCCTCCGACCTGGTCTGGACCGTCAGCGCGGACCTAAGTGTCAACGACGATCAAAACACCTACCGCATCCCGGCCGGAACCCTCCTGGGACTCAACGCGTTTGGAGAGGTCGAACGCGCCCCTCGCCACCGCGTGGTCAGCGAGCGCGGCAGCGAGTGCCTGCGCCTGCCCCAGGTCGCCATCGGCAAGCTCAATGACGAGTTCCCCGACTTCCTCAATCGCCTGGCCACCCTGCGCCGACACGCCCTCACCGAGGCGCTCCTGGACCGCCACGAGTTCTTCGCCAACCTGGAGCCCGAGGAGCGCGCCCAGATCGTCGGCCGCTTTACCGGCCTGACCCTGGATGCCGGCACCCACTGCGTGCGCCAGGGCCGCCCCAGCCCGGGCCTCTTCATCATCCTCGATGGCAGCGTCGACATCGTGCGCCAGGATGACGACTGGGAAATCACCGTGGCCACCCTGGGCACCGGTGAGATCGTCGGCGAGGTGGGCCTGGTCGCCAGCGATCAGGCCACCGCCACCGTGATCTGTGCCTCCGGCGGCCACGCCCTCTTTTTGGCCCGCGAAGATTTCGAACTCCTGGCCGGCGAATATCCCCCGATCGCCCTCTACACCGCTCGCCTGGCCCGCGAACGCCTCGACGCCATCCAGAGCACCCTCTCGGCCCAGGATTTGGCCGAGGTCCCCTGA
- a CDS encoding ATP-binding protein, whose product MSTESPQQDLQDPSQPEDSLEQVRLVGTGELGESFEVLRRRQILPEAGDKSGEHPLPERLILKKLTFARVCDPADFERRFDSLTRLNHPNLATYREMFRGETVTRILRDFVTGVPLDVYLARPITEAEEAILSAEHEEDLAPAPSTEALSEDDVPTIELPDQEFSGAGNSAEPPASAEASAPSDEPTSAILTASPGEDRPNTLEIPESLLDDPEAADRALDLIILRIQAVGPQIVSALEYLHRFRKVHGGLKPTNILVSDRGQVALTDFGIHPHVECPGARHARSVYAAPEQHHEGSGPAADLYALGVILFEALAGKPMEACQRLVERECHQPPARERMFLSEVAPHCPATWVDLIHGLLDPDPERRPSLNDVLELLSTSENRSVTIPATVVEDKEILFGRRDLFDQLTEEAKASAQDRRLGLSVVEGPQGTGKTALVDALAHWASQLGWIVLRGRCFHKDASAYQGWDDIADQLARIIAHLPEKTRLRMEPARARASLLFPQLGPGAESASQISRRSAIDGLRALLLELSEQRPILIGLDDAHFAGLDTAALLADLTSDPRGMRVMIAASLLLEATPRHTTLPFYGELATAPVRPRKVIIEGFSKQEAREYVLANAANLSLRNKQLILQRSNLHPRLIDELIHELEQAPEEVSQNLEESAPAPADELLGMFIRRRVAQLSRPERLALQLLSVASAPLSAATVGNAMSRELGASAAPQGIGESTLHALLTRRLARRARASTDDESLEAFAIIHDRARAIILEDLGRDHHARLCGLIADALKECAQGSLTRRLDYLRRAGRKREALEAAIAVARSAQSRYAWDRALALWTFIDEHAPPDSQRRPDIHRPSFEAAVALGRIEQAQRHLDALLTDEPPASRLALRRTWLDACLASGRPDHAIDTLDDALRDVGSAYRRGRLKAGLRAWRRHLAVNIARWSDPTAVANDTTPSEPTDQTARLLWRAAEASPFLLSARHERLTTHFARLATRQGYGPWLARDRLQMVSSPAMPLLLDPTAPVDRWLEQSQMLFERFEDAPGQARTLELRSLVAAHRGQWAQAHSLLYEAIEALQHGGHDDSLFVARWLTHATRSGMELGQLHETAPIIDNLAHRLRRDHSAIALIALSRSDLLMARGAIDEAALALEPATALAEHAPNSLLHLAIVTRRAAIDVALGRPELAVAHLDLLRDQVYERDFLALPRVDFALHRALAIALASQAERQRTLQQDALRQTLARLRCAIRRLSRYDERLGLSDRAALLRLRARQALLREQPARALRLARQAVDLTSTSDALLTRTLNQEALGLTLARQERPEARQVLEGAREQGSRLGFYLPLVLEGWPVPRAHATLKPDAP is encoded by the coding sequence ATGAGCACCGAGAGCCCTCAGCAGGATCTGCAGGACCCCTCGCAACCGGAGGACTCCCTTGAGCAGGTTCGCCTGGTCGGCACCGGCGAACTCGGAGAGTCTTTCGAAGTGCTGCGCCGTCGTCAGATTCTGCCGGAGGCCGGTGACAAAAGTGGTGAGCACCCGCTGCCGGAACGGCTCATCCTCAAAAAGCTGACCTTTGCCCGCGTTTGTGATCCGGCCGACTTCGAGCGCCGATTCGACAGCCTCACCCGGCTCAACCACCCCAACCTGGCCACCTACCGGGAGATGTTTCGGGGCGAAACCGTCACCCGCATCCTGCGCGACTTCGTCACCGGCGTGCCCCTGGATGTCTACCTCGCGCGCCCGATCACCGAGGCCGAGGAGGCCATCCTCAGCGCCGAGCACGAAGAGGACTTGGCCCCCGCCCCCTCGACAGAAGCCCTCTCCGAAGACGATGTCCCCACCATTGAGCTCCCGGACCAGGAGTTCTCCGGCGCCGGGAACTCCGCCGAGCCCCCCGCAAGCGCCGAGGCATCCGCCCCCTCCGACGAGCCTACCTCAGCGATCCTCACCGCCTCCCCGGGTGAAGATCGACCCAATACGCTAGAAATCCCCGAATCCCTCCTCGACGATCCCGAAGCTGCCGATCGCGCCCTGGACCTGATCATCCTGCGCATCCAGGCCGTCGGTCCGCAGATCGTCTCTGCGCTGGAGTACCTGCACCGCTTTCGCAAGGTTCACGGCGGCTTAAAGCCCACCAACATCCTGGTCAGCGACCGCGGGCAGGTCGCGCTGACCGATTTCGGTATCCATCCCCATGTGGAATGCCCCGGCGCCCGGCACGCCCGCTCCGTCTACGCCGCCCCCGAACAGCATCACGAGGGCTCTGGGCCGGCGGCCGACCTCTACGCCCTGGGCGTGATCCTCTTCGAAGCCCTGGCCGGCAAACCCATGGAGGCCTGCCAACGTCTGGTCGAACGCGAGTGCCATCAGCCGCCCGCCCGCGAGCGCATGTTTCTCTCGGAGGTCGCCCCGCACTGTCCGGCGACCTGGGTCGATCTGATCCACGGCCTACTCGACCCGGATCCCGAACGCCGCCCCTCCCTCAACGACGTACTGGAGCTGCTCTCCACCAGCGAGAATCGCTCGGTTACCATTCCGGCCACCGTCGTCGAAGACAAAGAGATCCTCTTTGGCCGCCGCGACCTCTTCGACCAACTCACCGAAGAGGCCAAAGCCAGCGCCCAGGATCGACGCCTGGGCCTGAGCGTGGTCGAGGGGCCTCAGGGCACCGGCAAAACCGCGCTGGTCGACGCCCTGGCACACTGGGCCTCCCAGCTCGGCTGGATCGTGCTCCGGGGGCGCTGCTTTCACAAAGATGCCAGCGCCTATCAGGGCTGGGACGACATCGCCGATCAACTCGCCAGGATCATCGCCCACCTCCCCGAGAAGACCCGGCTGCGCATGGAGCCTGCCCGCGCCCGCGCCTCACTGCTCTTTCCGCAGCTCGGCCCCGGGGCCGAATCCGCCTCCCAGATCAGCCGCCGCTCGGCCATCGATGGGCTCCGCGCGCTGCTCCTCGAACTCAGTGAGCAGCGCCCCATTCTCATTGGCCTGGACGACGCCCACTTTGCCGGGCTCGACACCGCCGCGCTCCTGGCCGATCTGACCAGCGATCCGCGCGGCATGCGGGTGATGATCGCGGCGAGCCTTCTGCTGGAGGCCACACCCCGGCACACGACGCTTCCCTTCTATGGCGAGCTCGCCACCGCCCCGGTTCGCCCTCGCAAAGTCATCATTGAGGGCTTCTCCAAACAGGAAGCCCGCGAATACGTGCTGGCCAACGCCGCCAACCTCTCGCTGCGAAACAAGCAGCTCATTCTGCAACGCAGCAACCTCCACCCTCGCCTGATCGATGAACTCATCCACGAGCTGGAGCAGGCCCCCGAGGAGGTCAGCCAGAACCTTGAGGAGAGCGCCCCGGCGCCGGCCGATGAGCTGCTGGGCATGTTCATTCGCCGACGCGTCGCACAACTGAGCCGCCCGGAGCGTCTGGCCCTGCAATTGCTCTCGGTGGCATCGGCTCCACTGAGTGCGGCCACCGTGGGCAACGCCATGAGCCGCGAACTCGGCGCCAGCGCTGCCCCCCAGGGTATTGGCGAGTCCACGCTTCACGCCCTGCTCACCCGGCGCCTGGCCCGACGCGCCCGGGCCAGCACCGACGACGAGTCCCTGGAAGCCTTTGCCATCATCCACGACCGGGCCCGCGCGATCATCCTCGAAGACCTCGGCCGCGATCATCACGCTCGCCTGTGCGGGCTCATCGCCGACGCCCTCAAAGAGTGCGCGCAGGGGAGCCTGACCCGGCGCCTGGACTACCTTCGCCGGGCCGGTCGCAAGCGCGAAGCTCTCGAAGCGGCCATCGCGGTCGCCCGCAGCGCCCAGAGCCGCTACGCCTGGGACCGCGCGCTGGCCTTGTGGACCTTCATCGACGAGCACGCCCCACCGGACTCGCAACGCCGCCCCGACATCCACCGCCCCAGCTTCGAGGCGGCCGTAGCGCTGGGGCGCATTGAGCAGGCCCAACGCCACCTCGACGCCCTGCTGACCGACGAGCCCCCCGCCTCGCGCCTGGCGCTACGCCGCACCTGGCTCGATGCCTGCCTGGCCTCCGGCCGCCCCGATCACGCCATCGACACCCTGGATGACGCGCTCCGAGACGTCGGCAGCGCGTATCGCCGGGGACGCCTGAAGGCCGGCCTCCGCGCCTGGCGCCGTCACCTGGCGGTGAACATCGCCCGCTGGTCCGACCCCACCGCCGTGGCCAACGACACGACTCCCTCCGAGCCCACCGACCAGACCGCCCGCCTGCTCTGGCGAGCGGCCGAGGCCTCGCCCTTTCTCCTGAGCGCCCGGCACGAGCGCCTGACCACACACTTCGCACGCCTGGCCACCCGCCAGGGCTACGGCCCCTGGCTGGCCCGCGACCGCCTGCAGATGGTCAGCTCCCCCGCCATGCCCCTGCTCCTCGACCCCACCGCCCCGGTGGATCGCTGGCTGGAGCAAAGCCAAATGCTCTTTGAGCGCTTCGAAGACGCCCCCGGCCAGGCCCGCACCCTGGAGCTGCGCAGCCTCGTTGCCGCTCACCGAGGGCAGTGGGCTCAGGCCCACAGCCTGCTCTACGAGGCCATCGAAGCCCTCCAACACGGCGGCCACGACGACTCCCTCTTCGTCGCGCGCTGGCTCACCCACGCCACCCGCTCCGGCATGGAACTCGGGCAACTCCACGAGACGGCCCCGATCATCGACAACCTGGCCCATCGCCTGCGCCGAGACCACAGCGCCATCGCCCTGATCGCCCTCTCCCGCTCCGATCTCCTGATGGCCCGCGGCGCCATCGACGAAGCGGCCCTGGCCCTGGAGCCGGCGACCGCCCTGGCCGAGCACGCCCCCAATAGCCTGCTCCACCTGGCGATCGTCACTCGCCGCGCCGCCATTGATGTGGCGCTGGGACGCCCCGAGCTGGCCGTCGCACACCTCGACCTTTTGCGTGATCAGGTCTACGAGCGCGACTTCCTGGCGCTGCCCCGGGTCGACTTCGCGCTCCACCGCGCCCTGGCCATCGCGCTGGCCAGTCAGGCCGAACGCCAGCGCACCCTCCAGCAAGACGCGCTACGCCAGACCCTGGCGCGCCTGCGCTGCGCGATCCGCCGCCTCTCCCGCTACGACGAGCGCCTCGGGCTCAGCGATCGGGCGGCCCTGCTCCGCCTGCGCGCTCGCCAGGCCCTCTTGCGCGAGCAGCCCGCCCGCGCGCTGCGCCTGGCCCGCCAGGCCGTCGACCTTACCAGCACCTCCGACGCGCTGCTCACCCGTACCCTCAATCAGGAGGCGCTGGGCCTGACCCTGGCCCGCCAGGAGCGCCCCGAAGCACGCCAGGTCCTGGAAGGCGCCCGCGAACAGGGCTCACGCCTGGGCTTCTACCTCCCCCTGGTCCTCGAAGGCTGGCCGGTCCCCCGCGCGCACGCCACCCTCAAACCCGACGCCCCTTGA
- a CDS encoding RsmB/NOP family class I SAM-dependent RNA methyltransferase — protein MTSTPDFSRYRAIIDDFPAFEAALARPLPLCVWANPLKISPAEIEALFRDHGIAFEPRQWRPGTYLLDPALSPGTRFEYAAGLYHVQEEVSLLPVELMAPLPGERILDTCAAPGNKSAQIAVAMQNRGTLLANDRDYRRMRAVSRVLDRLGIYNTSLICHDAANLPSPMGSFDRILADVPCSCEGTSRKNPRVGAASDQEVLRMSRIQRAILKRAMDMCRPGGIIAYSTCTYAPEENEAVVDACLRDPETGNFTLLPARIEGFHSAPGLVEWQGETYDPTLSRTMRVYPHHNDSGGFFVALMQKEASP, from the coding sequence ATGACCTCCACTCCCGATTTCTCTCGTTACCGCGCGATCATCGACGACTTCCCGGCGTTTGAGGCCGCGCTGGCGCGCCCCCTGCCTCTGTGCGTGTGGGCCAATCCGCTGAAAATCTCCCCGGCCGAGATCGAAGCCCTCTTCCGAGATCATGGTATCGCCTTTGAGCCTCGCCAGTGGCGCCCGGGCACCTACCTGCTCGATCCCGCGCTGAGCCCGGGCACCCGCTTTGAGTACGCCGCCGGGCTCTACCACGTACAGGAAGAGGTCTCCCTGCTCCCGGTAGAACTCATGGCACCGCTTCCCGGTGAGCGCATCCTGGATACCTGCGCCGCCCCCGGGAACAAAAGCGCCCAGATCGCGGTCGCCATGCAGAATCGCGGCACGCTCCTGGCCAACGATCGAGACTACCGCCGCATGCGCGCGGTCAGCCGCGTGCTCGACCGCCTGGGCATCTACAACACCTCGCTAATCTGCCACGACGCGGCCAACCTGCCCTCGCCAATGGGCAGCTTCGACCGCATCCTGGCCGATGTGCCCTGCTCCTGTGAGGGAACCTCCCGCAAGAATCCCCGGGTGGGGGCGGCCTCCGACCAGGAAGTGCTGCGCATGAGCCGCATCCAACGCGCCATCCTCAAACGCGCCATGGACATGTGCCGCCCCGGGGGCATCATCGCCTACTCCACCTGCACCTACGCCCCCGAGGAAAACGAGGCCGTGGTCGACGCCTGCCTGCGCGACCCGGAGACCGGAAACTTCACCCTGCTTCCGGCCCGCATTGAGGGCTTTCACAGCGCCCCGGGTCTGGTAGAGTGGCAGGGAGAAACCTACGACCCTACGCTCAGCCGGACCATGCGCGTCTATCCCCATCACAATGACAGCGGCGGCTTCTTTGTGGCGCTGATGCAAAAGGAGGCGTCTCCATGA
- a CDS encoding Maf family protein: MTHKLILATESRYKIELLERLSLPFEAIAAQVDERRLEGESPAAMATRLADAKAKRLQQSHPDAFVLGADQVIALGDTIFQKPGNEERACEQLMQLQGRTHHLITAIALRPPAGAPLHAQVAFEMVMRPLTETQVRAYVHQDLPVHCAGSYRIEAAGIRLFEAARGDDFTAIIGLPLTRVWSLLEQAGYFEPS, translated from the coding sequence ATGACACACAAGCTGATCCTGGCCACCGAATCGCGCTACAAGATCGAACTCCTGGAGCGCCTCTCCCTCCCCTTTGAAGCCATCGCCGCCCAGGTCGACGAACGCCGTCTAGAAGGCGAATCTCCCGCGGCGATGGCCACGCGACTGGCCGATGCAAAAGCAAAACGCCTCCAACAGTCTCACCCCGACGCGTTTGTCCTGGGCGCCGACCAGGTCATCGCCCTGGGCGATACGATCTTCCAGAAACCCGGCAACGAAGAGCGGGCCTGCGAACAACTCATGCAACTGCAAGGACGCACCCATCACCTGATCACCGCGATCGCGCTCCGCCCTCCGGCCGGCGCCCCGCTTCACGCCCAGGTCGCCTTTGAGATGGTCATGCGCCCGCTGACCGAGACTCAGGTGCGCGCCTACGTGCACCAGGATCTCCCCGTACACTGTGCGGGGTCCTACCGCATCGAAGCCGCCGGCATCCGCCTCTTTGAGGCGGCCCGCGGCGACGACTTCACCGCGATCATTGGACTTCCCCTGACCCGCGTCTGGTCGCTGCTTGAGCAGGCCGGATACTTTGAGCCGTCATGA
- a CDS encoding DUF493 domain-containing protein: MSEEQTMIDRLNAMHEFPGDFIFKVIGENEPTFVSRVVQAAVNAIGESGGVDVDTRESGKGRHVAVTLSARVQSPQMVLEVYGLLKAVQGVRFML, translated from the coding sequence GTGTCAGAAGAACAGACGATGATCGACCGGCTCAATGCCATGCACGAGTTCCCGGGGGATTTTATTTTTAAGGTGATCGGAGAGAACGAGCCGACCTTTGTCAGCCGGGTGGTCCAGGCCGCGGTGAACGCCATTGGCGAGAGCGGTGGTGTGGACGTGGACACCCGCGAGAGCGGAAAGGGGCGCCATGTGGCGGTGACCCTCTCAGCCCGGGTGCAGAGCCCGCAGATGGTGCTTGAGGTCTACGGGCTTTTGAAAGCGGTGCAGGGCGTGCGCTTTATGCTCTGA